A part of Microbacterium terregens genomic DNA contains:
- a CDS encoding alpha/beta hydrolase codes for MLANPAPPFDPELAAALAVVAERIPPTLTPEMIPLMRQAPRDPGLDDVVASVGAVHEERTIAGYDGAEIVVSIYRSAGHSLAGPGIYHIHGGGMVLGDRFSGVQSFLPFVASHGAVLVSVEYRLAPEFPDPVPVEDCYAGLVWTAANAAELGIDPSRIIVGGASAGGGLSAGVTLLARDRHGPALKASLLIYPMLDDRNETISCHQIQGVGVWDRTSNFTGWNALLGDRRGTDDVSIYAAPARAADLSGLPPTFIDVGSAEVFRDEDVAYASRIWAAGGVAELHVWPGGFHGFDGFVPQAQVSRAMVETRNRWLSRMLET; via the coding sequence ATGCTCGCCAACCCGGCGCCACCGTTCGATCCGGAGCTGGCGGCAGCGCTCGCCGTCGTGGCCGAGAGGATTCCGCCGACGCTCACCCCGGAGATGATCCCGCTCATGCGCCAGGCACCGCGGGATCCGGGGCTCGACGATGTCGTCGCGAGCGTCGGGGCGGTGCACGAAGAGCGGACGATCGCCGGCTACGACGGGGCGGAGATCGTCGTATCGATCTATCGCTCGGCCGGACACAGCCTCGCCGGCCCCGGGATCTACCACATCCACGGCGGCGGCATGGTGCTCGGCGACCGGTTCTCGGGGGTGCAGTCATTCCTCCCGTTCGTCGCGAGCCACGGCGCCGTGCTCGTCAGCGTCGAGTACCGGCTGGCTCCCGAGTTCCCCGATCCGGTGCCGGTCGAGGACTGTTACGCGGGCCTCGTCTGGACGGCCGCGAACGCCGCCGAACTCGGCATCGATCCTTCACGCATCATCGTCGGTGGCGCCAGCGCAGGCGGCGGACTCTCCGCCGGCGTCACCCTGCTTGCCCGCGACCGCCACGGCCCGGCGTTGAAGGCGTCGCTGCTGATCTATCCCATGCTCGACGATCGCAACGAGACGATCTCCTGCCATCAGATCCAGGGTGTTGGCGTGTGGGACCGGACCAGCAACTTCACGGGCTGGAACGCCCTGCTCGGGGACCGCCGCGGCACCGACGACGTGTCGATCTACGCCGCGCCCGCGCGCGCCGCAGACCTTTCCGGCCTGCCGCCGACGTTCATCGACGTCGGCAGCGCCGAGGTGTTCCGCGACGAGGACGTCGCCTACGCGTCACGCATCTGGGCGGCGGGCGGCGTCGCGGAACTGCACGTGTGGCCAGGCGGCTTTCATGGGTTCGACGGGTTCGTGCCGCAGGCGCAGGTGTCGCGGGCCATGGTCGAGACCCGCAACCGCTGGCTCAGCCGCATGCTCGAGACCTGA
- a CDS encoding DUF1653 domain-containing protein, which translates to MSAIEPGVYRHFKGQEYEVIGTARHSETEEQYVLFRPLYGAGDLWIRPIEMWEERVEREGYDGPRFIRVR; encoded by the coding sequence GTGAGCGCGATCGAGCCGGGTGTGTACCGGCATTTCAAGGGCCAGGAATACGAAGTGATCGGCACCGCGCGACACAGCGAGACCGAAGAGCAGTACGTCCTCTTCCGGCCGTTGTACGGCGCGGGGGATCTCTGGATCCGCCCGATCGAGATGTGGGAGGAACGGGTCGAGCGGGAGGGGTACGACGGACCGCGGTTCATCCGGGTTCGATGA
- a CDS encoding acyl-CoA dehydrogenase family protein: MIAVPDLLDFDELLTDDERAVRDRVRAFVDVRVRPSIAEWYERAIFPTELIPELAELGVLGMQLNGYGCPGRSAVEYGLAAMELEAGDSGLRTFVSVQGSLAMSAIHTYGSEAQKQEWLPRMAGGTVIGCFGLTEPNSGSDPASMTTFARREGEAWVLNGAKRWIGLASIAQIAVIWAQTDGGVRGFLVPTDTPGFAATPISPKMSMRASIQCDIALTDVRLPADAHLPTARGLRAPFSCLNEARYGIGWGVIGAARDSYATALEYSLTRRQFDRPVAGFQLTQQKLVDMALEIEKAQLVALRLGRLKDAGRLQPHQISVAKLGNTRAAIAIAREARTILGGNGISAEYSPMRHAANLESVRTYEGTDEIHTLVLGAHITGISAFR; this comes from the coding sequence ATGATCGCTGTTCCGGACCTGCTCGACTTCGACGAGCTCCTCACCGACGACGAGCGGGCGGTGCGCGACCGGGTGCGCGCGTTCGTCGATGTGCGCGTCCGCCCCTCGATCGCGGAATGGTACGAGCGCGCGATCTTTCCGACCGAGCTGATTCCCGAGCTGGCCGAACTCGGCGTGCTCGGCATGCAGCTGAACGGATACGGCTGCCCCGGTCGCAGCGCCGTGGAGTACGGACTGGCGGCGATGGAGCTGGAGGCCGGAGACTCGGGCCTGCGCACGTTCGTCTCGGTGCAGGGCTCCCTCGCCATGAGTGCGATCCACACGTACGGGAGCGAGGCGCAGAAGCAGGAGTGGCTGCCGCGCATGGCCGGCGGCACGGTGATCGGCTGCTTCGGGTTGACCGAGCCGAACTCCGGATCGGACCCGGCGAGCATGACCACCTTCGCCCGGCGCGAGGGCGAGGCGTGGGTGCTGAACGGTGCGAAGCGCTGGATCGGGCTGGCGTCGATCGCGCAGATCGCTGTCATCTGGGCCCAGACCGACGGCGGCGTCCGCGGATTCCTGGTGCCGACCGATACGCCCGGGTTCGCGGCCACCCCGATCAGCCCGAAGATGTCCATGCGCGCATCCATCCAGTGCGACATCGCGCTCACCGACGTCCGTCTGCCGGCGGATGCGCATCTGCCCACGGCGCGCGGGCTGCGCGCCCCGTTCTCCTGTCTCAACGAGGCACGCTACGGAATCGGCTGGGGTGTCATCGGGGCGGCGCGGGACAGCTACGCGACCGCGCTGGAGTACTCGCTCACGCGGAGGCAATTCGACCGGCCGGTCGCCGGCTTCCAGCTGACGCAGCAGAAGCTCGTCGACATGGCCCTGGAGATCGAGAAGGCCCAGCTGGTCGCCCTGCGGCTGGGCCGGTTGAAGGATGCCGGCAGGCTGCAACCGCATCAGATCTCCGTCGCAAAACTCGGGAACACGCGCGCCGCGATCGCGATCGCGCGCGAGGCCCGGACGATCCTGGGGGGCAACGGCATCTCCGCCGAGTACTCGCCGATGCGCCACGCCGCAAACCTGGAGTCGGTGCGCACCTACGAAGGCACCGACGAGATCCATACCCTCGTCCTCGGCGCGCACATCACCGGCATCTCCGCGTTCCGTTAG
- a CDS encoding sulfurtransferase, translating into MASILNVSAYLFMRIDDPAMLRPVLRERAVVAELKGTILLAEEGINLVLAGDAHALRAFVAALRADTRFADLTPKESWSDTQPFGKMLVKVKREIIRMDHPTIRPDAGRAPAVTPATLRRWLDRGSDDEGREVVLLDTRNAFEIEYGSFRGALDWRIERFTQFPDAAATHRAQLRGKTVVSYCTGGIRCEKAALYLREEGIDAFQLDGGILGYLEHVGPDHWTGDCFVFDEREALRPDLAPRAVSR; encoded by the coding sequence GTGGCATCCATACTCAACGTCTCGGCGTACCTCTTCATGCGGATCGACGACCCTGCGATGCTCCGCCCGGTGCTGCGAGAGCGCGCGGTCGTCGCGGAGCTGAAAGGCACGATCCTCTTGGCAGAGGAAGGCATCAACCTGGTCCTCGCCGGCGATGCGCATGCCCTGCGCGCGTTCGTGGCGGCGTTGCGCGCCGACACGCGGTTCGCGGATCTCACGCCGAAAGAGAGCTGGTCCGACACGCAGCCGTTCGGCAAGATGCTCGTGAAGGTCAAGCGAGAGATCATCCGCATGGACCATCCGACCATCCGCCCCGACGCCGGGCGGGCACCCGCCGTGACACCCGCGACGCTGAGACGCTGGCTCGACCGCGGCAGCGACGACGAGGGCCGCGAGGTCGTCCTGCTGGACACTCGCAACGCGTTCGAAATCGAGTATGGCTCGTTCCGGGGCGCGCTGGATTGGCGGATCGAACGGTTCACGCAGTTCCCGGATGCCGCGGCCACCCACCGCGCGCAGCTGCGGGGCAAGACGGTGGTGAGCTACTGCACCGGCGGCATCCGGTGCGAGAAGGCCGCCCTGTACCTGCGCGAGGAGGGCATCGACGCCTTCCAGCTCGACGGGGGAATCCTCGGCTATCTGGAGCACGTCGGTCCGGACCACTGGACGGGGGACTGCTTCGTCTTCGACGAGCGAGAGGCACTCCGTCCGGACCTCGCGCCGCGGGCGGTCAGCCGTTGA
- a CDS encoding DUF3054 domain-containing protein, translated as MSSQERPRSNSEEQGRASGSRHARTVALSLVCDVLLVVAFAALGRASHDSNVLAGLWQTAWPFLAGLALGWLVTLAWRAPTAPVRTGLGVWAATVAGGMLLRAASGQGTVVPFIVVAALTLLVMLVGWRVLALVVARRRRRRV; from the coding sequence TTGAGCTCGCAGGAACGCCCGCGATCGAACAGCGAGGAGCAGGGCCGCGCGTCGGGATCACGCCACGCCCGCACGGTCGCCCTCTCCCTCGTCTGTGACGTTCTTCTCGTCGTCGCCTTTGCGGCGCTCGGCCGAGCCAGCCACGATTCGAACGTGCTCGCCGGCCTGTGGCAGACCGCGTGGCCGTTCCTCGCCGGCCTCGCTCTGGGCTGGCTCGTCACGCTCGCGTGGCGCGCGCCGACGGCTCCCGTGCGCACCGGCCTCGGCGTCTGGGCCGCCACGGTGGCCGGCGGGATGCTGTTGCGTGCGGCATCCGGTCAGGGAACGGTCGTGCCGTTCATCGTCGTTGCGGCATTGACTCTGCTTGTGATGCTGGTGGGCTGGCGCGTGCTCGCCCTGGTGGTCGCGCGCCGACGTCGGCGCCGAGTCTGA
- a CDS encoding GyrI-like domain-containing protein, giving the protein MKIDLRKGITAYSARRGAFEMVDVPPLRYLMVDGHGAPDGQQYADAISTLYRVAYKLKFFSKNELDRDYVVMPLEALWWSDDMANFTTSRDKSRWDWTALILTPDWITAEQFESAHASAADAPAIDRLRLEPFAEGRCVQTLHIGPFDDEGPVLAAMHDEFIPQHGLRMTGKHHEIYLSDIRRADPAKLRTILRQPVEDAAD; this is encoded by the coding sequence ATGAAGATCGATCTGAGGAAGGGGATCACCGCCTACAGTGCGCGGCGGGGTGCTTTCGAGATGGTCGACGTACCACCGCTGCGCTACCTCATGGTCGACGGCCACGGCGCACCTGACGGGCAGCAGTATGCGGACGCGATCTCGACCCTGTACCGGGTCGCGTACAAGCTCAAGTTCTTCAGCAAGAACGAGCTCGATCGCGACTACGTCGTCATGCCACTGGAGGCGCTGTGGTGGTCCGATGACATGGCGAACTTCACCACTTCGCGCGACAAGTCCCGCTGGGACTGGACCGCGCTCATCCTCACCCCGGACTGGATCACAGCAGAGCAGTTCGAAAGCGCGCACGCGTCAGCGGCGGACGCACCCGCCATCGACCGACTGCGCCTCGAGCCGTTCGCCGAGGGGCGGTGCGTCCAGACGCTCCACATCGGCCCCTTCGACGATGAGGGGCCCGTCCTGGCGGCGATGCACGACGAGTTCATCCCGCAGCACGGACTGCGGATGACCGGAAAGCATCACGAGATCTACCTCAGCGATATCCGTCGAGCCGACCCGGCGAAGCTCCGGACGATTCTGCGCCAGCCCGTGGAGGATGCCGCGGACTGA
- a CDS encoding tubulin-like doman-containing protein encodes MPIAPTLILGLGGTGSKIVQHVAEKVSESSSSQSERIAFVVFDTDVNDLGRIRHANPGIHTVQTSTRNTVGEYLTINTNARDNWFPVNEMLNRKTLTEGAAQVRAISRLAFDTTLKGGNLDGLHRAIEQLFRIDKDQEEQALRVIITSSLAGGTGSGLILSVAMYLANYLRTKYPKAKAITRGFFVQPDVFYSVIKATEEQQNLQVNAYATVRELDAFLMKGDNTLPPQYRDLAFEFPRVGADGVEAISAMPYDFCFLFDAKNSSGGSLDSFATYLDHAATCIYTQSIGPMSKKSNSREDNVLREVIKNDGRNRYAGAGASRLVYPWAHVRDVVGLRWADLALSEQWLQFDDQYRDRLDALAKQREQGYAAHDLDIAVEFIGAIDQNAANKAPFARAVQSQCLAYDEDGISVVGNRWQEYLSALRHHVLANAVVASQEALKRNATARVSALADSADGDDYVSAYYELKKYHDIVERDTEEKAGLIGYTLFQADRPGITRQRDSHQLETYLREKVTGKFVHPVSARYFLYKTLKELQAQKQQVETQLANTQQFFSNFERNAFDDQGTEEVETVEDLANRKRSMMERMRNKPGSALQELTDQFQNYTRKVGELRDQTVYAKVLEEAIAYTSGMSTSFETFFEALKGNLKRLKTTVDMQRTKYDDLKGSTTRYVLASSECLDSVYESMPYTGGVMSVDSELSESIYSKVRDFHMLADGKDGNFFQDLYQDTMLGYFSEQVMQRYESQISIDVIEALEREYRITTKNYEADNVAHYLRGEIDKAKRLAAPFLEQPLGEERHPIEACAYNPKLEGDSDPKRRSLISELLGDYGGEKDEEISPQEILFYSAIYGIRARDLSKYSPARVHATQNRPAGQYFSAYYNLISEIEPSVEATKVITPHIDRRWHWISQLPDLDEGNQAVQLRVVHDALLLGLVHQRIVWTTVHTDHRVYQYRSDSPIDKDFIVSNGTPCDHFHEVIDALTINPVAVRQITQSIERRMRTLMEEARTISFAQTPFARELQKGIPLPELEVIVPALKGARFTIFDVAAFYGMTVPKDIYSDIQLHDMVADFLAHVRKEVDAVESNGDALPAIEALLLDQFTTFEMNIPALLDSDGLPFARKLRHILRPLSDLLDELHLRETVERVEQLVQRLSNG; translated from the coding sequence ATGCCTATTGCCCCCACCCTCATCCTCGGTCTCGGCGGCACCGGATCCAAGATCGTTCAGCACGTGGCCGAGAAGGTGAGTGAGAGCAGTTCGAGTCAGTCAGAGCGCATCGCGTTCGTCGTCTTCGACACCGACGTGAACGATCTCGGACGCATCAGACATGCCAATCCCGGGATTCACACCGTCCAGACGTCCACGCGCAACACGGTGGGCGAATACCTCACCATCAACACGAACGCGCGTGACAACTGGTTCCCCGTGAACGAGATGCTCAACCGCAAGACCCTCACCGAGGGGGCTGCCCAGGTTCGCGCGATATCGCGGCTCGCGTTCGACACCACGCTGAAGGGCGGCAACCTCGACGGCCTCCACCGTGCCATCGAACAGCTCTTCCGAATCGACAAGGATCAGGAGGAGCAGGCGCTGCGAGTGATCATCACCAGCTCCCTGGCCGGAGGAACCGGGTCGGGGCTCATCCTCTCGGTGGCGATGTATCTCGCCAACTACCTTCGGACGAAGTACCCGAAAGCCAAGGCGATCACGCGCGGGTTCTTCGTGCAGCCCGACGTGTTCTATTCCGTCATCAAGGCCACCGAGGAGCAGCAGAATCTGCAGGTGAACGCCTACGCCACCGTGCGTGAGCTGGATGCGTTCCTGATGAAGGGTGACAACACGCTGCCCCCTCAGTACCGCGACCTCGCCTTCGAGTTCCCACGAGTCGGCGCAGACGGCGTGGAGGCCATCTCGGCGATGCCCTACGACTTCTGCTTCCTGTTCGACGCGAAGAACTCCTCCGGTGGCAGCCTCGACTCTTTCGCGACGTACCTGGACCACGCCGCGACGTGCATCTACACCCAGTCCATCGGCCCCATGTCGAAGAAATCGAACTCGCGCGAGGACAATGTGCTGCGCGAGGTCATCAAGAACGACGGTCGGAACCGCTACGCGGGCGCCGGCGCCTCGCGACTGGTCTATCCGTGGGCGCACGTACGGGACGTCGTGGGCCTTCGGTGGGCCGATCTCGCACTGTCGGAGCAGTGGCTGCAGTTCGACGATCAGTACCGGGATCGCCTGGATGCGCTGGCGAAGCAGCGCGAGCAGGGATATGCCGCCCACGATCTGGACATCGCGGTCGAGTTCATCGGCGCGATCGACCAGAACGCGGCGAACAAGGCCCCATTCGCCCGTGCTGTTCAAAGCCAGTGCCTCGCCTACGACGAGGACGGGATCTCCGTCGTCGGCAACCGGTGGCAGGAATACCTGAGCGCCCTGCGCCACCACGTCCTGGCAAACGCCGTGGTCGCCAGCCAAGAGGCGCTGAAGCGGAACGCCACCGCGCGCGTGTCCGCACTGGCCGACAGCGCCGACGGCGACGACTACGTCAGCGCGTACTACGAGCTGAAGAAGTACCACGACATCGTCGAGCGGGACACCGAAGAAAAGGCGGGCCTCATCGGCTACACGCTCTTTCAGGCGGATCGACCGGGCATCACTCGTCAGCGCGATTCGCACCAGCTCGAGACCTACCTTCGCGAGAAGGTCACCGGCAAGTTCGTCCACCCGGTTTCTGCACGCTATTTCCTCTACAAGACGCTCAAAGAGCTGCAGGCGCAGAAGCAGCAGGTGGAGACCCAGTTGGCCAACACCCAGCAGTTCTTCTCGAACTTCGAGCGCAACGCGTTCGACGATCAGGGCACCGAAGAGGTCGAGACCGTCGAGGACCTGGCAAACCGCAAGCGCTCGATGATGGAGCGGATGCGCAACAAGCCCGGGTCGGCGCTGCAAGAACTCACGGATCAATTCCAGAACTACACCCGCAAGGTGGGTGAGCTCCGGGACCAGACGGTATACGCCAAGGTCCTCGAGGAGGCGATCGCCTACACGTCCGGGATGTCCACGTCCTTCGAGACCTTCTTCGAGGCGCTGAAGGGGAACCTGAAGCGGCTCAAGACGACCGTGGACATGCAGCGGACGAAGTACGACGACTTGAAGGGCTCGACGACGCGTTACGTCCTGGCGTCGTCGGAATGCCTGGACAGCGTCTACGAGTCCATGCCGTACACCGGCGGCGTCATGAGCGTGGACTCGGAACTGTCCGAGAGCATCTACAGCAAGGTTCGCGACTTCCACATGCTCGCCGATGGCAAGGACGGGAACTTCTTCCAGGACCTCTACCAGGACACGATGCTCGGCTACTTCTCCGAACAGGTCATGCAGCGCTACGAGAGCCAGATCAGCATCGATGTCATCGAAGCGCTCGAGCGTGAATACCGGATCACGACGAAGAACTACGAGGCCGACAACGTCGCCCACTATCTGCGTGGAGAGATCGACAAGGCGAAGCGGCTCGCCGCGCCCTTCCTCGAGCAGCCGCTGGGTGAAGAGCGGCATCCGATCGAGGCGTGTGCCTACAACCCGAAGCTCGAGGGTGACTCCGATCCGAAGCGGAGAAGCCTGATCTCCGAACTTCTGGGGGACTACGGCGGCGAGAAGGACGAAGAGATCAGTCCGCAGGAGATCCTGTTCTACAGCGCGATCTACGGCATCCGCGCGCGAGACCTGTCCAAATACTCACCTGCCCGTGTCCACGCGACACAGAACCGACCCGCCGGCCAGTACTTCTCCGCGTACTACAACCTCATCTCCGAGATCGAGCCGTCCGTCGAGGCGACCAAGGTGATCACGCCGCACATCGATCGCCGCTGGCACTGGATCTCACAGCTGCCCGACCTGGACGAAGGAAACCAGGCCGTCCAGCTGCGCGTCGTGCACGATGCCCTGCTGCTGGGACTGGTCCATCAGCGGATCGTGTGGACCACGGTGCACACCGACCACCGTGTCTATCAGTACCGTTCGGACAGCCCGATCGACAAGGACTTCATCGTCTCCAACGGCACGCCGTGCGATCACTTCCACGAGGTGATCGACGCGCTCACGATCAACCCCGTGGCGGTGCGGCAGATCACGCAGTCGATCGAGCGCCGCATGCGCACCCTCATGGAGGAGGCGCGGACGATATCGTTCGCCCAGACGCCCTTCGCCAGAGAGCTGCAGAAGGGGATCCCACTGCCGGAGCTGGAAGTCATCGTGCCGGCGCTCAAAGGCGCTCGGTTCACAATCTTCGACGTGGCGGCGTTCTACGGGATGACGGTTCCGAAAGACATCTACTCCGACATCCAGCTCCATGACATGGTGGCTGATTTCCTGGCGCACGTGCGCAAGGAGGTCGACGCCGTCGAGAGCAACGGCGATGCGCTCCCGGCCATCGAGGCTCTTCTGCTCGACCAGTTCACGACGTTCGAGATGAACATCCCTGCGCTCCTGGACAGCGATGGCCTCCCGTTCGCGCGCAAGCTGCGCCACATCCTGCGGCCGCTGTCGGACCTGCTGGACGAACTGCACCTGCGCGAGACGGTCGAACGAGTCGAACAGCTCGTACAGAGACTGTCGAACGGGTGA
- a CDS encoding HNH endonuclease family protein, with translation MSAPYDRQRGLPWLIWVLAAIVALAAVLVIAVPLWAVLSDAGHDDDKSPGSTAAPTTPSPATTSPTASPAPGPGDTPSPRPSTTASRTPTPSPPSLSPGVREALAALADLDSVSGSSTAGYDRGAFGQAWYDEDRNGCDTRNDMLRRDLTQTVVKPGTNNCKVLTGTLVDPYTGETLEFVSGTTTSVLVQIDHLVPLSWAWRHGAEFWTTEERTSFANDPANLRATSGPVNQSKSDSGPGTWMPPAETAHCNYAKDFIVVLASWNLGIGTADRDALQRTLAVC, from the coding sequence GTGAGCGCACCGTATGACAGGCAGCGGGGCCTGCCCTGGCTGATCTGGGTATTGGCTGCGATCGTGGCGCTTGCGGCGGTTCTGGTGATCGCGGTACCGCTCTGGGCGGTGCTCTCCGATGCAGGTCACGACGATGACAAGTCGCCCGGATCGACGGCTGCGCCGACCACCCCGTCGCCGGCAACAACGTCTCCGACAGCTTCGCCGGCACCCGGGCCCGGTGACACGCCGTCTCCACGTCCGTCGACGACCGCCTCGCGCACCCCGACCCCCTCGCCGCCGTCACTGTCGCCGGGGGTCCGAGAGGCACTGGCAGCGCTGGCCGATCTGGACAGCGTGTCGGGCTCATCCACGGCGGGATACGACCGCGGCGCCTTCGGCCAGGCGTGGTACGACGAGGACCGCAATGGCTGCGACACGCGCAACGACATGCTGCGCCGAGACCTGACCCAGACCGTGGTGAAGCCGGGCACGAACAACTGCAAGGTCTTGACCGGGACTCTTGTGGATCCATACACGGGCGAGACGCTCGAGTTCGTATCCGGCACCACCACGTCCGTCTTGGTGCAGATCGATCATCTCGTACCGCTGTCCTGGGCGTGGCGGCATGGAGCCGAATTCTGGACGACCGAGGAGAGGACCTCGTTCGCCAACGATCCGGCGAATCTGCGTGCGACATCGGGACCCGTGAATCAATCGAAGAGCGACTCCGGCCCGGGGACGTGGATGCCGCCGGCTGAGACCGCGCACTGCAACTACGCGAAGGACTTCATCGTGGTGCTGGCGAGCTGGAACTTGGGGATCGGCACGGCAGACCGAGATGCGCTCCAGCGCACGCTCGCCGTGTGCTGA